Proteins from a single region of Crassaminicella profunda:
- a CDS encoding TfoX/Sxy family protein → MGELFKLPNIGIVLEEQLNKVGITTYEQLEKIGSKQVWLNIKAIDPSACIHRLYALEGAIEGIKKSQLSQVRKAELKEFYNAFK, encoded by the coding sequence ATGGGAGAACTTTTTAAATTGCCCAACATAGGAATTGTACTTGAAGAACAACTGAATAAAGTAGGAATAACTACTTATGAACAATTAGAAAAAATTGGTAGTAAACAGGTGTGGTTAAACATAAAAGCTATTGATCCTTCGGCATGTATTCATCGTTTATATGCATTAGAAGGAGCAATTGAAGGTATTAAAAAAAGTCAATTATCACAAGTAAGAAAAGCTGAATTAAAGGAATTTTATAATGCTTTTAAATAA
- a CDS encoding histidine kinase N-terminal 7TM domain-containing diguanylate cyclase, with protein MNKVLLSIVLIISSILLSNLALYGIRRKTVPGAFAFSILLIGMIFHSLGYAFELLSNTVEMMYFWIRIEYIGVSFYPFLIMLFAREYTDERKLANRYVLRLLITVNIATLVLVNTNSFHLLYYDSVSVDSSLGFNALKLEKGIWYCVQVATLCFSNLYSIVGFTMKWKKSKGDYRKRALFMLVGVTIPMVVFIVYILGLGPAYIDLLPFSYIFMSFLIGVGLFRHDILFLTPITHEMVFNAVDEAVLVTDRKGMIISFNRVSKQFFPSLENIRAGESIHLIRELINYDFELNQEKYEIDDRIYSFKVTEMKSNRGRIYVVNDITESEQTKKQLEILATTDMLTGIYNRRYFMEKFEKSVTGGVFAIIDIDNFKTINDRFGHVEGDKVLSYFGNELKTFFKEHMVCRYGGEEFAMFIQDNDLDKEFIKLDIFRERIAANEHGVRFTFSAGMAKYETDRISNAIVEADKKLYEAKENGRNQIRY; from the coding sequence ATGAATAAAGTTTTATTAAGTATTGTGCTAATTATATCTTCAATATTGCTTAGCAATTTAGCTCTTTACGGGATTAGAAGAAAAACAGTACCGGGGGCTTTTGCGTTTTCTATTCTTTTGATTGGTATGATATTTCATTCTTTAGGTTATGCATTTGAGTTGTTAAGTAATACCGTAGAAATGATGTATTTTTGGATAAGAATTGAATATATTGGAGTTTCTTTTTATCCTTTTCTTATTATGTTGTTTGCAAGGGAGTATACAGATGAGAGGAAATTAGCTAACAGGTATGTGTTGAGGTTGCTGATTACAGTTAATATTGCCACGTTAGTTTTGGTGAACACAAATTCTTTTCATTTGCTCTATTATGATTCAGTTAGCGTTGATTCTTCATTGGGCTTCAATGCCTTGAAATTGGAAAAAGGGATTTGGTATTGTGTACAAGTGGCTACATTATGCTTTTCAAATCTGTACAGCATTGTGGGTTTTACTATGAAATGGAAAAAATCAAAAGGGGACTACAGAAAAAGAGCTCTATTTATGCTTGTGGGAGTTACAATACCGATGGTGGTTTTTATTGTCTATATTTTAGGGTTGGGACCAGCATATATTGATTTACTACCATTTTCATATATATTTATGAGTTTTTTAATTGGAGTTGGACTTTTTAGGCATGATATACTTTTCTTGACACCTATTACTCATGAAATGGTTTTTAATGCTGTAGATGAAGCTGTTTTGGTCACGGACAGGAAGGGCATGATTATAAGCTTTAACCGGGTATCAAAACAGTTTTTTCCTTCACTTGAAAATATAAGGGCTGGAGAATCCATCCACTTGATCAGAGAACTGATTAATTACGATTTTGAGTTAAATCAGGAGAAATATGAAATAGATGATAGAATATACAGCTTTAAGGTTACTGAAATGAAAAGCAACAGAGGAAGAATTTATGTTGTAAATGACATAACCGAATCGGAACAGACTAAAAAACAGCTTGAAATTCTAGCAACTACGGATATGTTGACTGGAATTTATAACAGACGGTATTTCATGGAGAAATTTGAAAAAAGTGTGACAGGAGGAGTTTTTGCCATAATCGATATCGACAATTTTAAAACCATTAATGATAGATTTGGCCATGTTGAAGGTGATAAGGTACTGAGCTATTTTGGAAATGAACTTAAAACTTTCTTTAAAGAGCACATGGTATGCAGATATGGAGGAGAGGAATTTGCCATGTTTATTCAGGATAATGATTTAGATAAGGAATTCATAAAACTGGATATTTTTAGGGAAAGAATAGCGGCTAATGAACATGGTGTAAGATTTACATTTTCGGCGGGAATGGCTAAATATGAAACAGATCGAATATCAAATGCGATTGTTGAAGCTGATAAAAAACTTTATGAGGCAAAGGAAAATGGGCGAAATCAAATCAGATACTAA
- a CDS encoding DUF3795 domain-containing protein: MFESRCGVCCNNCTRKEQVNCSGCTKMKIPFWGGECLVKSCCENKKLNHCGECDIFPCEMLSNLCF; the protein is encoded by the coding sequence ATGTTTGAGTCAAGATGTGGTGTTTGCTGTAACAATTGCACAAGGAAAGAACAGGTAAATTGTTCTGGATGTACTAAAATGAAAATTCCTTTTTGGGGTGGGGAATGCTTGGTTAAGTCTTGTTGTGAAAATAAAAAACTTAATCATTGCGGAGAATGTGATATATTTCCTTGTGAAATGTTATCTAATCTATGTTTTTAA
- a CDS encoding GerAB/ArcD/ProY family transporter translates to MGICISLCIILIYARLHYLFPGKDLFDIIEICFGNCIGKAIIILFTCFVFEDNAETLRNYSQFVNTVALVKTPLLIIWIATIILCVWIVKEGIEVIGRWSSFL, encoded by the coding sequence ATGGGTATATGTATATCCTTATGTATTATACTTATATATGCTCGTCTCCACTATCTTTTTCCAGGTAAAGACTTATTTGATATTATTGAAATTTGTTTTGGAAATTGTATTGGGAAGGCAATAATTATACTTTTCACTTGCTTTGTTTTTGAGGACAATGCAGAGACATTAAGAAATTATAGTCAATTTGTAAACACTGTGGCATTAGTTAAAACACCCTTATTGATAATATGGATAGCTACTATAATTTTATGTGTTTGGATAGTAAAAGAAGGAATTGAAGTGATAGGTAGGTGGTCTAGTTTTTTGTAA
- a CDS encoding response regulator transcription factor yields the protein MEKTILIVEDESKIREFISLYLRKEGYKVMEAYNGEVALKKFSENKIDLIVLDVMMPKLNGFEVCKKIRENSKVPIIILTAIEDEREHVKGYELGADDYVTKPFKIKILIAKIKRILERMKEEINKKVFIYEKLKIDVDGKEVFINEKKIKLAPREFGLLEYLVRNKGIALTRNQILENVWGYDFEGETRVVDNHIKKVRSKLGNYSVFIETVISVGYKFEVYKYA from the coding sequence ATGGAAAAAACTATACTAATTGTTGAAGATGAGAGTAAAATTCGTGAATTTATTAGTCTATATCTAAGAAAAGAAGGATATAAAGTTATGGAAGCTTATAATGGTGAAGTAGCCTTAAAAAAGTTTAGTGAAAATAAAATTGATTTGATAGTACTTGATGTGATGATGCCTAAATTAAATGGTTTTGAGGTTTGTAAAAAAATCAGAGAAAATTCAAAAGTACCCATTATCATACTAACGGCCATAGAAGATGAAAGGGAGCATGTAAAAGGATATGAACTTGGTGCCGATGATTATGTAACGAAGCCTTTTAAGATAAAAATTCTAATAGCAAAAATTAAAAGAATACTTGAAAGAATGAAAGAAGAAATAAATAAAAAAGTTTTTATATATGAGAAACTTAAAATAGACGTGGATGGTAAAGAGGTTTTTATAAATGAAAAGAAGATTAAACTTGCTCCGAGAGAATTTGGATTACTTGAATACCTTGTAAGGAATAAAGGAATTGCACTAACGAGAAATCAAATTCTAGAAAATGTATGGGGATATGATTTCGAGGGAGAAACTAGAGTTGTTGATAATCATATTAAAAAAGTAAGAAGCAAATTGGGAAATTATTCTGTATTTATTGAAACGGTAATATCTGTTGGTTATAAATTTGAGGTATACAAATATGCTTAA